CAGGCGGACCTTGATGATCCGCCGTTCGATCCGGGTCGGGGTGCGACCAGGACTGGCGTGTGGACGTGAGGACCGGTCCGCCATGCCCGACTCACCCTCGTCCCGGTAGCGGTCAGCCCACCGTTTCGCCGTGCTCACCGACACCTGGAACCGTTCAGTGGCCCGTCGTAGCGGCCAGCGATCATGCACCACACACCTGGCCAGACGCAGCCTGCCCAGCGGAGTCAGCGGTGCGTTAGCGTGGGTCACGAGGGCCTCCGTCGGTCGGTGTAGACGTCGCAATCCACACCGAACCCGGAGGCCCTCCCTCAGTCCAAGATCATCCGCCTACGCGTCGAACCGCTCGCAACCTCAGTGATCAGTACATCTAGGGCGTGGCTAGCCGGCACGCTCCTGCGAAGCGCGGACAGAGGCGAACTCGACGGCGCGGGTGATCGTGTTCTGCTCGTGGAGCAGGCGCCAGTGGCCCGCGTTCTCGACGGTCACTAGTTCCGTGTTCGCCAGGCTTGGGCGATGGCGACGCTGTCCGGCGTAGTGGGTCTCGCGGTCGGCGCAGTCGTAGACGAGGTGCCAAGTGGCTGGCCCGAAGGTCTCGACAATCACGATTGTTTCAGTGGGAAATGAAATTGAGACCGAAGGACCAAAAACCAGAACGCGCCGGACGAGAGACCTCGACCGTCAAAGCACGCGACGACTTCGTGTCGGGCTGCCTCTTGGACTCCAGGAACACGAGCACCAGCGTGATCACCCTGTGGTGGCGCTCATCCGTGCTGGTGCTGCTCGGGCAGGCTGTACGTAGGTGCCTCTTCGACAACAGCTCGGGACGGCCCGGCGGCGGTTCTTTCGAGTGGTGGAAATGAAGGGAGCCGCCCCCGGGAAATCGGGGGCGGCTCCCTGGTCATGACGCGGCTACGCCTCTAGGGGAGCCCGAGCTGTCATGACCATCCCCCTGGCTGCTTGTTGTGCACACATCATCGGCAGTTCGCGTGCGGCGGGCAAACGAATTAGGAAGCGCCCGACCGAAGCGAATGGAGCGGATGTGCGCGGGTGACTCGTCGGCCCGGAAGCCGGATCGAGAGCACGCCGGTCAGCACCGTCGCGGCGACGATTCCGGCGAACACCCACGGCGTTCCTGACGGCAGAGGGACGGCGGTGAGCCGCATCGCGAGCACGGTCACCGGGATCGCCGCGACCACCGTGCCGAGGACGACCGCGATGCTCACGATGATCACCGTCTCGGTGCGCAGCATCCTGGCGATCTGCCGCCGCGTCCCGCCGACGAGGCGCAACAGGGCGAACTCGCGGGCCCGGCCGGTCGTCACGGTGACGAGCGTGGTCGCCGACGCGAGCGCGACGTACGCCAGCACCAGGCCGAGCAGCAGCCGGTTCAACCACGCGTTGGCCTCCAGCTGGTTGTCCTGGGCCACGCTCAGCGCCTCGCGGTCTCCGACGATCGAGCCCGGGTGCTGCGACGCGAGTCCACGCAGCGCGGCCGCGACGGAGGCGTGGTCGGCGTTCGGCGCGACTGACACCAGGACCGCGTCGGCCAGCCGATCCGTGGTGTGGGGCAGGACCACATCGGCGGGTAGGAGGACGTCGCCGAAGCCGAGGTTCCCCTCGAACACCGCGGCGACGCGTGGGTTGATCGTGGTGCCGTCGCCCAGGACGAGTTCGACGCGGCCGCCGAGGCGCTTGCCGAGCCACGAAGCCTCGGTCTCGCTGAGCGCAACGGTGTCGCCTCGCAGATCGGCGAAAGCACCGGAGGAGACGGGAAGATTCAGCGCCGACGAGGCGGAGGAGTCGACGCCGTACGCGGTTGAGCGGGACAGCGGTTCCTGCACCGCGTCGCGGTCGATCGCGACGACCTCCGTGCCGACCAGCGGGGTGGACGCGGCGACGCCGGGAATGTCGCGCGCGGCGGCGGCCAGCGAAGCAGAGACGCCTCCCGCCTGACCGGTCACCACGAAGTCGGCGACGGTTGCCGCGCGGGCCTGGACCTGGGTGGCGTCGATCAGCGTGCTCTGCGTGTAGAACTGGCTCGTCGCAAAGCCGATCGTGAGCACGAGCGGCGTGACCGCGGCGGCCAGCCGACGAGAACCGGCGGTGCTGTTCGCGGCCGCGAGATAGCTCGACACCCGTCGGCCGTTCAGCACGCGCGCTCCGGCGACCCGGGTGAGGATCGCCATCACCTTGGGGCCGAGGAGCCCGATGCCGATCACGGCGAGCAGCGAGGAGACTCCGGCGGGCACGACGGTGAGCTTCGCGGGCACGAAACCCGTTGCCACCACGGCGGCGAGAGCCATGCCGACCAGGACGCAGCCGATGATCGTCCGCGTGCGCCCGATCTCCGGACGCTCCACAGTGGACTCTCGGAGCGCCTCCACCGGGGACACGCGCACACCGCGCCGGGCAGCCGACCACACCGCGATCCTCGCCGCGGCCAGGCAAGCGACGGCGGAGGCGAGCGCGGGAACCGGGCCGATGGACAGCACGAAGCCCTCGGCGATCACGCCGATGCCCGCGAGGCCGTCGCGCAGCGCGTATGCGAGGAAGTAGCCGGGCAGCAGGCCGATCGCGATCGCGGCACCCGTCACCACGAGCACCTCGGCGGCGAGCATCCGGTGGATCTGCCGAGGTGTCGCCGCGATCGCGCGCAGCAACGCGATCTCCCGCCGCCGCTGGTGCACCATCAGGGACAACGTGCTCGCCACGACGAAGATCACGATCATCAGGACGAAGCCGCTGAACGAGCCCGAGACCATCATCAGCACGAAGCGCGACTGGGCGGCGCTGAGGAATTCGATCTCGCCTCTGCCCACTCCCGACTTGACCAGGGCACGATCGGCGAAGCCCTTCTCCGCCAAGTTTTTCTCGATGTTCGCGACGAGAGCGGAGTCCTTGACGCCCGGTTGCGGGAACGCGGCGACGGCAGTGATCCCACGGGACAGCGCGCGAGCTTGGACGTCGCTGAAGAACAGGCCGCCGCCCGGCACGAGACCGCTCACCCGGTAGTCCACCGGGGCGCCATCTGTCGCGATGCGCACGCGATCGCCGACCTTGGCGAAGTCAGCGCCCAGCACCACCTCGCCCGTGGCGGGCGCCGTCCCTGCGCTCAACGTGACTGGCGTGATCTTGGTCGAACCCCAGCCGTGAGCGGACATTCCGATCACCTGGTTGTCCTGCGTGACCACGCGCGCGGAGAAGCTGACGTCGCCAACGACTTCCCGCACTCCGGGCGCAGTGGCCACGGCGGTGACGATGTTCTCCGGCACCACGGCGCGCTCGGGCAACCATTCGACGGGGTCGATGTCCTCTTTGACCGGCACCGTGACGGACTGCGACGCGCCGACCACGACCGGCGCGCCCGCGTAGCGCTGCGGTGCGATTCCCGCGAACAGACCTGACTGCAACAGCACACCGCACGCGGTGATCAGCACGACGCCGCCGAGCACTGCCAGGAACGCGGAGACGAAGCTCGTGCGGTGCGAGCGCACCGACTGCCACGCGATCTTCATGCCCGCCGCCCCAGGTGAGTCATGCGCGCCGCCACGGCATCCGGGGTCGGAGCCGCGAGCTCGTCGACGATCGTGCCGTCCGCCAGGAACAGCACGCGGTGCGCGTAGGACGCGGCGACGGGGTCGTGGGTGACCATCACGACCGTCTGCCCTCGCGTGTCGACGAGCTCCCGCAGCAGCCGCAGCACCTCCGCGGCTGTGGTCGTGTCGAGCGCGCCCGTCGGCTCGTCGGCGAAGACCGCGTCAGGCCTGGTGATCAGTGCGCGGGCGATCGCGACGCGCTGTTGCTGGCCGCCCGAGAGCTGGTTGGGGCGACGGCCGAGCAGCCCGCCGAGGCCGACCGCGCTCGCGATCTCCATCAACCACGCGGGTTCGGCCGAGCGCCCGGCGAAGCGCAGCGGGAGGGTGATGTTGTCGGCCACGGTCAGCGACGGGATCAGGTTGTACGCCTGGAAGACGAAGCCGATGCGGTCCCGGCGCAGCTCGGTGAGCTTGGTCTCGGACAGCCCGGAGAGGTCGGTGCCGCCGAGCAGCACCCGTCCGGACGTGGGCCGGTCGAGCCCGGCGGCCAGGTGCAGGAAGGTGCTCTTGCCCGAGCCGGACGGCCCCATCACGGCGGTCAGGACACCGCGCGGCAGCCCGGTGGTGACCGCCTTGAGCGCGGTGACGCGGCCGGCCCCCGAGCCGTAGACCATCGTCGCCGCCTCCAGCCGCACGGCGTGCTCCGTGCCCGTCTCACCCACCGCGACCAGCTGCTGCCGTGTCATCATGACTCGCCTTCCGTCCCACGTTTTCCGACGTGAGGACGGTAGGTCGGCGGGATCGGCGGCAACCATCCCGCGCGTGCCCCTGTCGATGGTGGAGCCAGCTCCACCCCGTCCCGTGGAGCTGTCCCGGTGACCCACCCCCGCCTGCGCGAGTGGAAGTACCTCGCGGGCACCATGTTCGTCGGTCTGGCGGCGATGGTCTCGATGGTCCTGCTGCTGGCGTGCGTCGTGCTGGTCGTGACGCTGCCGCTGCTGCCGAAGGTCGCCGGGCTGGCGCGCGGTCTGGCCGCCTTCGAACGCAGGCGCACCGGCGAGTTCCTGGGCACCGCGATCCCCGCGCCGCCACGGCCCGGCGGTGACCCCTTCGTGGAGCTGCTCAGCGTGTCCACCCGCCGCGACGTGGTGTGGCTGGTGATGCAGGCGTTCCTGGGCTCGCTGGCCGGGGCCGTCGCGGTGGGCTCGCCCGCCGGGGTCGTGCAGAACATCGTGTTCGCGTCGGTCTGGCCGTACTTCCCGGGGATCACCTCAAGCATCGACATGCCGATCCGGTCGTGGGGCGACGCCGGGCTGACGTTGGCGACGGCGGCGGCCTACGGCCTGATGGGTTTGCTGTTCGTGCCGCCCCTGGCCCGGTGGTACGCGCGGGTGAGCGCGGCCCGCCTCGCCCCGCCGAGCCAGACCCTGGTCGAACGGCTCGCCGAAGTCACCGCGACGCGAGCTGCCGCGCTCGAAGCACACGGCACCGAGCTGCGGCGGATCGAACGCGGCCTGCACGACGGTACGCAGAACCGGCTTGTCGCGGTGGTGATGCACCTCGGCATGGCGGAGCGGGCGTTGCGGCGCAACCCCGAGGCAGCACTGCCGCTCTTGCTCACCGCGCAGAACGCGGCGACCGATGCGCTGACCGAGCTGCGCGAGGTGGTGCGCAGCATCTATCCGCCCGTGCTCGCCGATCGTG
The window above is part of the Allokutzneria albata genome. Proteins encoded here:
- a CDS encoding FtsX-like permease family protein translates to MKIAWQSVRSHRTSFVSAFLAVLGGVVLITACGVLLQSGLFAGIAPQRYAGAPVVVGASQSVTVPVKEDIDPVEWLPERAVVPENIVTAVATAPGVREVVGDVSFSARVVTQDNQVIGMSAHGWGSTKITPVTLSAGTAPATGEVVLGADFAKVGDRVRIATDGAPVDYRVSGLVPGGGLFFSDVQARALSRGITAVAAFPQPGVKDSALVANIEKNLAEKGFADRALVKSGVGRGEIEFLSAAQSRFVLMMVSGSFSGFVLMIVIFVVASTLSLMVHQRRREIALLRAIAATPRQIHRMLAAEVLVVTGAAIAIGLLPGYFLAYALRDGLAGIGVIAEGFVLSIGPVPALASAVACLAAARIAVWSAARRGVRVSPVEALRESTVERPEIGRTRTIIGCVLVGMALAAVVATGFVPAKLTVVPAGVSSLLAVIGIGLLGPKVMAILTRVAGARVLNGRRVSSYLAAANSTAGSRRLAAAVTPLVLTIGFATSQFYTQSTLIDATQVQARAATVADFVVTGQAGGVSASLAAAARDIPGVAASTPLVGTEVVAIDRDAVQEPLSRSTAYGVDSSASSALNLPVSSGAFADLRGDTVALSETEASWLGKRLGGRVELVLGDGTTINPRVAAVFEGNLGFGDVLLPADVVLPHTTDRLADAVLVSVAPNADHASVAAALRGLASQHPGSIVGDREALSVAQDNQLEANAWLNRLLLGLVLAYVALASATTLVTVTTGRAREFALLRLVGGTRRQIARMLRTETVIIVSIAVVLGTVVAAIPVTVLAMRLTAVPLPSGTPWVFAGIVAATVLTGVLSIRLPGRRVTRAHPLHSLRSGAS
- a CDS encoding ABC transporter ATP-binding protein; protein product: MTRQQLVAVGETGTEHAVRLEAATMVYGSGAGRVTALKAVTTGLPRGVLTAVMGPSGSGKSTFLHLAAGLDRPTSGRVLLGGTDLSGLSETKLTELRRDRIGFVFQAYNLIPSLTVADNITLPLRFAGRSAEPAWLMEIASAVGLGGLLGRRPNQLSGGQQQRVAIARALITRPDAVFADEPTGALDTTTAAEVLRLLRELVDTRGQTVVMVTHDPVAASYAHRVLFLADGTIVDELAAPTPDAVAARMTHLGRRA
- a CDS encoding sensor histidine kinase, producing MTHPRLREWKYLAGTMFVGLAAMVSMVLLLACVVLVVTLPLLPKVAGLARGLAAFERRRTGEFLGTAIPAPPRPGGDPFVELLSVSTRRDVVWLVMQAFLGSLAGAVAVGSPAGVVQNIVFASVWPYFPGITSSIDMPIRSWGDAGLTLATAAAYGLMGLLFVPPLARWYARVSAARLAPPSQTLVERLAEVTATRAAALEAHGTELRRIERGLHDGTQNRLVAVVMHLGMAERALRRNPEAALPLLLTAQNAATDALTELREVVRSIYPPVLADRGLEGAVTSLAAHCAIPCTLGIGELPRVPAAVEAAAYFVIAEALTNAVKHSGAKEITVGLWAQDRTLVVEVTDDGMGGADEGQGSGLLGIRRRVDAFDGITEISSPSGGPTVVRVAIPTGA